The genomic interval tcacctccatcccgggaaagctgatggaacagctcgtcctggaggccatctctaagcatgtggaggacaagacggtgatcgggagcagccagcatggattccccacggGGAAAactatgcttgaccaacctgatagccttccctgatgggaCAAGTGGCCAGCAGCGGCTGTTGTCTCCCTCGACTTcggcaaggcttttcacactgtctcccatcccatcctcataggcaagctcaggaagtgcgggctggcggagtgggcggtgaggtggactgagaactggctggatggccgagctcagcgggttgtcatcagtggcacagggtctagttggaggctgtagctagcggtgtccgccaggggtcagtactgggtccaggattatttaacttcttcatcagtgacttggatgaagagacagaaggcctcctcagcaagtttgctgtaacatcccaccccccaccacactgaatttcagccccaacaggaggacccagagcagcagtgaaggcatgcgtaaaaccccagcagaaggggaagaaacgAGGAAGTGTAcgcataacaattttaactgcattattattgttgttgttgttgttgttatgattgagacctttttttgctgtggagaactatttgttcgtttctttctgttttctttctttttgcagtaataattaGATCTGGACTACTCGGGATTGCTTTGTTGGACTGTTAAGATCTCAGTTGCACTGACAATAACTTCTTGGCTTTCTATATGAGGTGTGTCCTTTCTGCCCGCAAGCAAGACTTTGAGTGTCATGATGCTCACAGCGTTTTGAAGCCGGGTGGGACATCATCGGGCAGGGGGGTTCGGCACACCCCAAAGTCACTGCCCCACAGTCGCTGGGTTGAGTCTTCCCCCCGGGAAGGAGCACCCGGAGCACGAGGTTAGGTGTCCCTGACGGGATGTGCCGGGACAGCGAGAAACGTCCCTGTCGTccgccccagggcagccggcTCACCACAGCTCACCTGGGGGTGGGAGGTCCCCAGGACACGCTCaatcccaaaccccacagacaacTTGCATGAAGTGAtgcagtggaggaggggaaaaaaaagaacggaaCACTTTCGATAGgaaatgctgggcttgtggctaaCAATTATCTCCCAGGAACAAGCCTCCCGAGTTCCGACAGTTTCATGACAGCATCGTTGCAGTGACCAGCAGTGTCCACACACAAGCCAGATATTAGAAATTCCTTGGAAAGGAGTAGACGACAGGGCAAGAAGGGCGTCATGGGTCTGGGATACTGCTGCAGTTGAGTCTCCTTCGCGGAAGGCAAACAACGTGCCACAAGACACGAGCAGACCGAGACTCTCCAGCAtgggaaagaggcagctgaggggaGATGCGATAGGGGTGACAAAGGCCCAGAGAAGATGAGTGGGGAATAATTGCTCACTGTTGCTTCCAACGCGAGAGCGAGAAGCATGAGAAACGGAAACAGCTCCCGGCTGCTTCAGAGCGACCATCTCGAGGCCGATCTTCACGCACCAGGTAATGAGACGGTGGAAATCACGAAGACAGGGTCTTGTGGAGCTGAAAGCGTTCATGAGTGCCACCTAGAAAGATGAGCTCCTCAGGCAAGTGGGTTCATCACCAAAAACCAGGGCTGGGATTGCAGAACCTGTGTGGTTTCAGAGGGAAGGTTCTGCCTGTCAGCTGCAATGGGCTAGGGGCTCCCCACACGGCTCTTGTGATCAGACGTCGCTTTCAGGTGGAGAgtggaggaaagagggcttgctacgAATGGCCAAGGCTGATCAGGGCCGtgtctttccaaagaaactaCTAGATTGTCTCCCCAGGCCAGAGGGGGTGgcttgccagaggagctgggcgggcacagctgcttgtcgctaaaccactgctcctcagctgaggagcagtgctgccaggaggtAAACCTCGTTAAGCATCTCACCCAAGGACTTCCAAGTGCCAGCACCTGCATGGGAAGGCTCTCCTATTAAACTGACCCCAGGAAGCTCCTCTCCTGAGTGCTTCTAAGGTCTCTCAGAGCTCTTGGGGGCTCTTGGTAAgttgcttgcttctgtctgtctaGTTATGAGGGGGATTAGTAAGCTTCCTTGCCCTGGGGGGTTTCTGCgcatgtttcttcagtttaatgcttgctcttttgtcctctgtgccttcccactgcttttaatgctgcaggcagtttgtctgccttctgtgcttcccaaaacatgtcttacAAGTGGTGGTTCTGGAGCCTTACCCTGCCTTGCCAAGGACAGGGAGGGAGTAGCctcctcttcctggaggagcatGAAAGACCTATGGGCCTCTGGGTAGGAAGGAGAGGCCGAGACACTTGAACGTGAAGTGGTCTCTTGTTGCTCTAGTCCCTCCTCCTTGGAAGGCCGTAGTTCTGGCCCTGCAATGGCTCTGAGATGCTGAGGCAGTGGAGCAAAGGCCTCTTTCTTTTGAGCCCTCACTGAAAACAAGGTGGGCCTCTTGCAGCTGGTGGTGCAGGCAAGGGCTCAGTGTGCTAGTGCTTCTCAGGGCCTCTTCTGAACCCCCAGCTAAAGACCCTCCCCAGGGAGTGATGCCCAGCTTGCATGGAGCTGGGGATCTGAGAGCTCTGCCCGTAAGCAGTGGGGTGGCTTAATGCCGGCAGGAGTGCAACTTGGATGGCTCTAACGCAGCCCAGTCTCGCTGATCACGGGGCCTTGTGGGATCTCGGCGGCTGACTAGCAAGCAGCCCCAGCAGTGACTGAGGAGATGGTGCCAGGTTGTCCAGGGGTAACACCTGgctggcctggcagcctttccctggagcagtgctctgtgtgtcctgggggcTGTGAGGCACTAGCAACCTGCTGgtatgctgctggctgccttgcctgctcagcccctctgctcctgctgctcttgctgaagcctgtcctcggctgtggccttgcctgtgcagctttgctcttctcctggccctgtggagatggcagcggggcaggtgctgcttgTGCTGCTGGCCGCCTCTGTAGCGACTGCCACCAAGGACCCGCTGCTGAATAGCTGCATGGATGCCAAACACCACAAAACCAAGCCTGGCCCAGAGGGGCTGCTGCATGGCCAGGTAGGGTGCTGCTGTGCTCGTGGTTGTTCCTGCCCAGCCATCACCCCTGCACTCTAGGAGATGCCAGGTGGCATTGTCtaggtcccctctgcccaccttccCGCACCAGAGAGGCTGGTGTGGAGCTCTGGGCTTAGCCAcctcttgcctggggaaggtGGCCTGTGCTGTGTAGGAGGCTGCCCGATTTGcccctttcttccagcaaaaggCTACTGCAGATGGGCTGTGGGTCACTCCTGCcccgggtggggtggggggaggatttcCGGTGCTAGCTCAAtttccaccctgcacccctgcagcaaggaagccCCCTTTGCCCAAAGCTGGGCTACCTGAGATCCCAGTGAGAGGAATGGGGGCAAGACAAGgctgtctcttctgctccctctctgtgTTAGAGCTCCCTCTTGCTCCTTGAGAGCTCTCTTCCCCTGGCCTGGGTGGGGACAGGGCTAACAGCAAGCCAGGGCCCAGCAGGAGGGAGCTCTTGTTGCAGCTCCCTGGTACTGACTGGGGGTGTGTGATGCAGGCTAGCATCTGGCCTTCCTGgtgcccctcctgctctccctcaaacTCCGCCTTGCTGCAGCCCTAAACCCCGCAGTTTGAAGGGCCCGTGCTGTCGCTGCTCACGGGCTCTtgctggaggcagtggagggagcctgtgactgtctggagctgctgcctggccttcctgaTGGGCCTGTCTCCTGCTCCGTTGCAGTGTTCCCCCTGGAAGGACAATGCCTGCTGCACAGCCAACACCAGCTCGGAAGCGCACAAGGACCAGTCCTACCTCTACAACTTCAACTGGAACCATTGTGGGGTGATGCCACCCAAGTGCAAGCGCCACTTCATCCAGGACACGTGCTTGTATGAGTGCTCACCCAACCTGGGGCCCTGGATTGACAAGgtagggctctgccctggcccggaggaaggcaaggggccctgtgctgctgccatgctgtgttCTCAGCTGGTGCCCTGGCTGCTATGCTGTGGCCcacctggctgtgggctggcATGGGTGCTCTCCAGGCATGCTGAGCCTTTCCACCTGGAAGGTAGACTTCCACAGGCTTTTGCTAGCCTCTGCTTAGGCACACAGGTGGCTCTTGTTGCAGGTATGTCTGCTGGGACTGGAActccttgggggtgggggtggaggaggaggaggaggaggaggggggtcagccctggaggccaggggaAAGGGCTGGAAGGGGATTGAGATGGACCTCTGGGGTGTGGCAGGTGGCTTAGGTGTGGAGGGCCACCACCAACGGGTGTGGTTGTCTCCTCTGGGAGGCTGACAGCAGCTGGCGTCGGGAGAGGATTCTGCACGTGCCGCTCTGCAGAGAGGACTGTGAGGAGTGGTGGGAGGACTGCAAAGACTATGTCACCTGCAAAGAGAACTGGCACAAGGGCTGGAACTGGGCCACAGGTTAGTGGGCTCCATGGAGCAAGCCTTGCCTCATGCTGGCCAACAAAATGGCCCTGGAGGGGtgagtgctgcctgcccagtggCCCAAGCCAAGACGCTGGGTTGCTCGCAGCTGGCTTGGGGGCTGCAGGCTAGGTGGTGGCCCAGCCACCCTCCACCAGCTGGAATGCCGCAGTGGGCTGTGGGTGGGCTGTCCCCTGGTGGCCCGCTCCTctgggtggaagggaagaaggaaggaaggaaggaaggaaggaactgcagcGTGCTCCCTCAGGAGGGTCTCTCTGGGGCTGTCTGTCTGCAGGAACAAACCGCTGTCCTTGGGGCTCCATGTGCAGGCCCTTCTCCCGAGTCTTCCCTCGCCCAGCAGACCTGTGTGAGAAGATCTGGTCCAACTCCTACAAATACACCACCGAGCGCCGGGGCAGTGGGCGCTGCATCCAGATGTGGTTTGACCCTGCCCAGGGAAACCCCAACGTGCTTGTGGCAAAATACTATGCTTGGAAGAGGAGAGCGTCTCCTGCTTGGAGGACGAACGCGACTCCCGCCGAGCCTGGCAAAGCGGCACGGGCTCTGccgtggcctgccctgctcctgctgcctcttgccctcgTGATGCTCCCCTAGGCACCTGGGAGCTCTTGGTGCTGTGCATGGTGGGCGATCCCTCTGACAGCTCTCCCAAGGGCCTTCACTGTGGCCATGCTGAAGGAAGGGGCTgcgcaagctgccctccagaggaGCTGGCATGGCTAACGCTTGGGTCTGTCTGAACTGCTCGTGCATGCCAGTAACTGCTTGACATGCATGTTGTTGGACCTTggtccctgcctctgctcagagttactggtggaggcccctgtgtccctgccctcctcaggtagcacttccctccctcctccctgctgtaGGCTGTGTTGCTCCTTCAGCACAGctcttcccaccccagccttgccttctcctctcccctagaCAGGTTCTGACAGTTGTGCTCTGGCTTGGCAATGATTCTTCATGGCCCTCAGTTGAGCTCTGGGGCTGGGTTTCTCAGGCTCCTCTCCAGCTTCCCTgaaggggggtggtggggtggggtgggtggggaggggagaacagaagtcagccttctgaatcagccttgctttcctggagctgaaataaaaccatgacCCCTGTGAAGCACGTCTCCCGGGGGGGAAACAAGCCTGCTGGTCTGGGTGGGACAGGGGCTTTGTGTAAATGGAGCAAGCAGTGTGTGGGTGGGAGAGGTGCAGCCTTCTCTCATGGAccccaagagaaggaaaacccaccaacaaaactgctttgtgagACGCCTTCAGGTAGAGCCCTTTGCTCCCTGGACACGTCACTGGTTCTCGTGGGGCTATTGCCATGCCTGTCAGTGAGAGGAatgtttttgcctgctgcaagcaactgCAGAGCCCTGTAGGCTGCCAGGTGAGGTGTAAGCCTCCCCAAGCCTGTATGCCAATTCCTCCCCGTGCTGGTCAGGACTGATGTGAGGTTTGTCTCAGGCTGCAGAACTGACTGTGCTGAGCGTTTGGGGCTTTGATGCCAGAGAGGTTCGTCTTGATGCTCCGCCTGCTTTTTCTTGATCTGTagcttctcattctttccctgtGTCATTGCATTAGGATTCCCGTGCAttggggattttttggggggtgggggagggggtttcttcagctttcacttgTGATATCCCTTGGGCTATGGTgatgggcagtgcctgctggcagATGGAGAAGCTAGCCGTGTGAGCAGAGTGGGCAAGTCCGTGCTCGTGCTTGGGCAGGGATCGTGGCTTGCCTGCCCCAGACAACTTCTGCTTTAGtgaagctgtgctggagatgagacacctctcaggagaggaggctgatcAGGTCAGTGGCCCATCAGTTCTCACGGGTGAAGTGCACCTGCTGCGCCCTGAACTGAGCCAAAGGGCCAACACtagccctcccaggcacccagccaCGTTTCACGTTGGCTCGCTTGTTGTGtgagtttgcaaagagaagttatCCCTGGTGGACGCCTCTCCTGAACTTGTTCTCCCTTCCACCTTTGTGCCCAACGAGGGCCACAAATGGCAgacaccagccagcctggccagggcacagccaagctccttggGAGACCGCGTGAAGTACTTGTGTTCCCTGTCTTGCAATACGTGGGTTGTATGTGTAcagtgtgctgggcagggcaaagaaaagtgcccggcagggctgggaggtgctcaATAAGGCCTTAGGCTGTGAAGGAATGAGATGAAAAGGAGCTGGGAGAGCCTCCTGGTGAAGGGGCCTGTAGTCATGGTGCAAGGCTGTAATTGGCCTGTGCAAACAGGGACCGGGCTCCAGCATATGCTGTGGACTCCAGAAGGTGTGAGTGACAGTAGCCTAGAAGAAACCTTCCTGGGTCTCCTGGGCACTGTCGCCTAGGCATGGGCCTAGGAGGTGGGGGTGAGGCCAAGCCCCAAGCACACAGCTCACAAGGTGGAGGGGGGCCTGgtaggtggggtgggggagggagggagggaggaggacatgagatgccaccctcaccctgccaagAGTGGGAGCTAGTTCAGGTGCTGTGGCCACAGCCTCCCCCttggtttcctttctgtaggctCCAGGACCAGCCCTGAACTAGGGGAAGGTCAGGGTGCCGTTTCCTCTGCTACCAAGCATGCCTGAGTTTGCATCGGtcctggctctggtggctctgttGGAGTGACCCCTGCAAGCCCCTCTGCAAGCATGCTGGGCAACAGTGCACGgtggggcagggcaagggaaggaagggttCCGCTGTGGTGTGTGTCTCTAAGCCCACTGTGGGGACAACTGGGACttgcatctctctcctgcttcGTGGCCCTCCAGGGACTCCTTGGCAGACTTGTTAAATAGCTCCAGCTCTCTGTCTGCTCTTAGGCAGCTG from Struthio camelus isolate bStrCam1 chromosome 1, bStrCam1.hap1, whole genome shotgun sequence carries:
- the LOC138065686 gene encoding folate receptor gamma-like, coding for MAAGQVLLVLLAASVATATKDPLLNSCMDAKHHKTKPGPEGLLHGQCSPWKDNACCTANTSSEAHKDQSYLYNFNWNHCGVMPPKCKRHFIQDTCLYECSPNLGPWIDKADSSWRRERILHVPLCREDCEEWWEDCKDYVTCKENWHKGWNWATGTNRCPWGSMCRPFSRVFPRPADLCEKIWSNSYKYTTERRGSGRCIQMWFDPAQGNPNVLVAKYYAWKRRASPAWRTNATPAEPGKAARALPWPALLLLPLALVMLP